TGGAGAGGGATCCATTATCAGGATGAAAGTCAGAATTTTTTCAGATGGAGCTTCTCGGGGCAATCCCGGAGAGGCTTCAATAGGGGTTGTTATGGAATATGAAGATAAAGGGAAGAAAATTAAGGAAAGATATGGTTGCTATATAGGAGAAACCACAAACAACGTTGCTGAGTATCTTGCCTTGATCTCCGCTCTCAGACTTGCTAAGGAGAGGGGAGCTGAGGAGGTGGAGATTTTCGTGGATAGTGAGCTTGTTTACAAACAGATAATAGGAGTTTATATAGTTAGGAGCCAGAAATTGAGGGGACTTTTCATGGAGGCTAAGGAACTCGCTGAATCGTTTAGGGAGTTTTCGATTCATCATCTCCCGAGAAGAATGAACAAGGAAGCGGATTCGGTTGCGAATACCGCTTTGAGACTGTATAGAATGGTTAAGGTAAGAGCTTGAAGAGAAGGGGGGGCTTATCTTGAAGAGGGTTTTAAGTGGGATGCGTCCCACGGGCAAACTTCACTTGGGGCATTTGGTCGGAGCCCTGAGGAACTGGGTGAGCTTTCAGGATAAGTATAGGTGTTATTACTGTATAGTTGACTGGCATGCCATGATGTCGGAATACGCTGATCCCTCTAAGCTTAAGGAATATATATTGGATATGGCTCTGGACTGGTATGCCGTGGGCATAGATTTTGAGAAGAGCATAGTTTTTATTCAATCTGAGGTTCCGGAGCACGCGGAGCTTCATCTTGCCTTGTCAATGATAACCCCAGTTTCCTGGCTTGAGAGAAACCCGACCTATAAGGAGCAGATGAAGGAAATAAAAAATAAGGATTTATCTACTTATGCCTTTTTGGGGTATCCGGTTCTCCAAGCTGCGGATATATTGATATACAATGCCCACTACGTTCCAGTTGGTGAAGATCAGGCTCCGCATCTTGAGCTCACGAGGGAAATAGCACGTAGGTTTAACTATTTCTATGGTGATGTTTTCGTTATTCCTGAAGCTATATTCACCCCTATTCCCAAGATTCTTGGAACCGATGGTAGAAAAATGAGCAAGAGCTATAATAACTACATTGGTGTAACTGAGGATCCATCATCGGTAGAGAAAAAGGTTATGACGATGATGACCGATACGCGCAGGATGAGGAGAAGCGATCCCGGGGTTCCTGAGGATTGTCCCGTTTTTTATCTCCACAAGGCTTTCAACGAGAGCGAGGAGGAAATAAGAGAGATCTCTGAGGGATGCAGAACCGCTTCTATAGGCTGTGTTGATTGTAAGAGGATACTCCTTAAGCATCTTATTCCAACCCTTGAGCCGTTTAGAAAGAGGAGGAGCGAATACGAGAATAAGAGAGAGGAGCTCATAGAGGTTCTTCATGAGGGCGCGAGAAAGGCAAGAGAGTTTACCGTGAGCATGATGGAAAAGGTAAAGGAAGCGATGAAGATAGCTTGGTAGCATGAAAGTTAGACTCAATAAGTTTTTAGCTCAATGCGGTATAGCTTCTCGAAGAAAGGCAGAAGAGCTCATCTTAAGCGGAAGAGTTAGGGTAAACGGTAGAGTTGTGAAAGAGCTTGCATTTTTCGTTAATTCTGAGAAGGACGAAGTTAAAGTTGGGAGTAAATTGGTTAAGCCTGAAAGGAAAGTTTATATAGTGATGAACAAGCCTATTGGATATGTATGTGCCGTTGAGGATAGGTGGAATCCCACCGTTATAGATCTGGTTAAAGAGGTAAAGGAACGGATTTATCCGGTGGGAAGGCTCGATTTAAGGAGTGAAGGGTTACTAATAATTACGAATGATGGAGAGCTGACGCATCTTCTAACGCACCCCTCGGGTGAGATAAAGAAGACATATCTCGTTAAGACGGACAGACTACCTACCGAAGCTGAGCTTAGAATACTCAGAGACGGTGTTCCACTTGATGATGGTTTGACCTCTCCTGCGAAGGTGAAGGTTCTTCCAAGTGGATGGATTCAGATAACGATTGGAGAGGGCAGAAAAAGAGAGGTCAGGAGAATGTTCGGCTATCTTGGGATCAGAGTTAAGCGGCTTAAGAGGATAGCCATAGGTAAGATGCGATTGGAGAAGCTTGATGAAGGAAAATACAGATTTTTTAACAAAGATGAGCTTTTGCACATGATATATAGAGGTGGTGTGGTATAATGTTTTTGAATGGTGTATTTTTTAAAGTTCTGCTCTTTGGAGGAGGTAATATCTATTGGCGGTAGATAGCATGATTATGCAGCGGATTCTGGCAAAGGTTGACGAGATACCTCCTCTTCCGCATGTTGTGGTTAAGGCTCTTAAGGCTTTAAACGATCCTAAA
The Synergistota bacterium DNA segment above includes these coding regions:
- a CDS encoding rRNA pseudouridine synthase, encoding MKVRLNKFLAQCGIASRRKAEELILSGRVRVNGRVVKELAFFVNSEKDEVKVGSKLVKPERKVYIVMNKPIGYVCAVEDRWNPTVIDLVKEVKERIYPVGRLDLRSEGLLIITNDGELTHLLTHPSGEIKKTYLVKTDRLPTEAELRILRDGVPLDDGLTSPAKVKVLPSGWIQITIGEGRKREVRRMFGYLGIRVKRLKRIAIGKMRLEKLDEGKYRFFNKDELLHMIYRGGVV
- a CDS encoding ribonuclease HI family protein codes for the protein MKVRIFSDGASRGNPGEASIGVVMEYEDKGKKIKERYGCYIGETTNNVAEYLALISALRLAKERGAEEVEIFVDSELVYKQIIGVYIVRSQKLRGLFMEAKELAESFREFSIHHLPRRMNKEADSVANTALRLYRMVKVRA
- the trpS gene encoding tryptophan--tRNA ligase, which codes for MLKRVLSGMRPTGKLHLGHLVGALRNWVSFQDKYRCYYCIVDWHAMMSEYADPSKLKEYILDMALDWYAVGIDFEKSIVFIQSEVPEHAELHLALSMITPVSWLERNPTYKEQMKEIKNKDLSTYAFLGYPVLQAADILIYNAHYVPVGEDQAPHLELTREIARRFNYFYGDVFVIPEAIFTPIPKILGTDGRKMSKSYNNYIGVTEDPSSVEKKVMTMMTDTRRMRRSDPGVPEDCPVFYLHKAFNESEEEIREISEGCRTASIGCVDCKRILLKHLIPTLEPFRKRRSEYENKREELIEVLHEGARKAREFTVSMMEKVKEAMKIAW